In a genomic window of Colius striatus isolate bColStr4 chromosome 2, bColStr4.1.hap1, whole genome shotgun sequence:
- the FAM162B gene encoding protein FAM162B isoform X2: MLDGAEPLPRPPRHSKVPARQRMPALPAALTMLPSRLRPGRLLSAAPLRVPAPRGAAAGGEPVRSPATTRAEQAHRVVASYKPSKFDKKILIWTGRFKTEDEIPTRIPPEMLDKARNKARVKACYIMIGLSIVACFAVIASAKKSLLCVHRPLHATSL; this comes from the exons ATGCTCGATGGGGCGGAGCCGCTCCCGCGCCCGCCGAGGCACAGTAAGGTCCCGGCGAGGCAGAGGATGCCGGCGCTCCCCGCCGCCCTGACCATGCTGCCGTCGCGCCTCCGCCCGGGGCGGCTCCTGTCCGCCGCGCCGCTCCGTGTGCCCGCGCCGCGGGGAGCCGCCGCCGGCGGGGAGCCCGTCCGCAGCCCGGCCACCACCCGCG CTGAACAGGCTCACAGGGTAGTTGCAAGTTACAAACCGTCGAAGTTTGACAAAAAAATCCTCATCTGGACCGGACGTTTCAAGACAGAAGATGAGATCCCTACAAGGATCCC GCCAGAGATGCTGGACAAGGCAAGAAACAAAGCTCGAGTTAAAGCCTGTTACATTATGATTGGACTCTCCATTGTTGCCTGCTTTGCAGTGATAGCGTCAGCTAAAAAG tcacTGCTTTGTGTCCACAGGCCGCTGCACGCCACGAGTCTTTAA
- the FAM162B gene encoding protein FAM162B isoform X1, translating to MLDGAEPLPRPPRHSKVPARQRMPALPAALTMLPSRLRPGRLLSAAPLRVPAPRGAAAGGEPVRSPATTRAEQAHRVVASYKPSKFDKKILIWTGRFKTEDEIPTRIPPEMLDKARNKARVKACYIMIGLSIVACFAVIASAKKAAARHESLTSLNLAKKAKWREEAALAAQAKAK from the exons ATGCTCGATGGGGCGGAGCCGCTCCCGCGCCCGCCGAGGCACAGTAAGGTCCCGGCGAGGCAGAGGATGCCGGCGCTCCCCGCCGCCCTGACCATGCTGCCGTCGCGCCTCCGCCCGGGGCGGCTCCTGTCCGCCGCGCCGCTCCGTGTGCCCGCGCCGCGGGGAGCCGCCGCCGGCGGGGAGCCCGTCCGCAGCCCGGCCACCACCCGCG CTGAACAGGCTCACAGGGTAGTTGCAAGTTACAAACCGTCGAAGTTTGACAAAAAAATCCTCATCTGGACCGGACGTTTCAAGACAGAAGATGAGATCCCTACAAGGATCCC GCCAGAGATGCTGGACAAGGCAAGAAACAAAGCTCGAGTTAAAGCCTGTTACATTATGATTGGACTCTCCATTGTTGCCTGCTTTGCAGTGATAGCGTCAGCTAAAAAG GCCGCTGCACGCCACGAGTCTTTAACAAGCTTGAAtttggccaagaaagccaagtgGCGGGAAGAGGCTGCATTGGCAGCGCAGGCCAAGGCAAAGTAG
- the GPRC6A gene encoding G-protein coupled receptor family C group 6 member A codes for MAFVSFWISCFVIGTDVAFSCQNTDDFVDASSPGDIVIGGLFAVHSEMLHPEEYPIKPIIQNCAGFEVQIFLQTLAMIHAIEMINNSTLLPGVTLGYEIYDTCAEVTKAMASALRFLAKFNSSEDVVEFKCNYSDYVPRIKAVTGASYSEVSMAVSRLLALQLIPQVSPASSAEILSDKIRFPSFFRTIPSDFHQTRAMAHLICESGWNWIGVIATDDDNGRFALESFGVQAMANNVCIAFKEMLPAYLSDTTFHTKVDHAVEKIVKETRVNVIVVFMRQFHVLKLFKKAIERNVNKIWIASDNWSAAVKISTIPNITQLGTVVGFGFKSGDISKFQDFLKNLHEKPTDNNKFLREYITLLSLCAHLEYHDFQTCIANQSQDDLMQNVENKHQIWRDDFLNANIEPAFIRSTILAVYAIAHAIEGQCKRRNCKDPYAFTPWELLEELKKVTFTDDGKEIMFDSNGDMNTSYEVLLWKEIDGHMEITTMAEYDPEKGGFIFEDEEKKREFLDLKKVQSTCSQHCKPGQMKKVTESPHTCCYECVYCPENHYSNQTDMDYCYRCNNKTYWAPINSTTCYRKTIYFLSWTDWFAIFLLILSAFGVVLVLSISVIFTKNLNTPVVKASGGLTVCYIILFSHLLIFLSTLFFIDEPTEFKCKTRQALFGISFTLCISCILIKSLKILLAFSFDPKLQNFLKCMYKPIPTVVTCTGIQVVICTFWLIFKTPFVKQNFSIPRVIILECNEGSVVAFGIMLGYIAALAFVCFIFAFKGRKLPENYNEAKFITFGMLIYFIAWIVFIPVYATTFGKYLPAVEIIVVLISNYGILCCTFFPKCYIIICKQETNTKSAFLKMIYTYSSKSAGSISVSQISLSSKSSGSQATTSDSCKSEKKSVNGNCHFQVPGQRLIKGKVLPKNSARTMSRKRLSSI; via the exons atgGCATTTGTTAGCTTCTGGATCTCCTGCTTTGTGATCGGCACTGATGTTGCTTTCTCTTGCCAGAATACTGATGACTTTGTGGACGCCAGTTCTCCGGGGGACATTGTTATTGGAGGCTTGTTTGCAGTTCACAGTGAAATGTTGCATCCAGAAGAATATCCTATCAAGCCAATAATTCAGAACTGTGCTGG CTTTGAAGTTCAAATTTTTCTTCAAACACTTGCAATGATACATGCTATTGAAATGATCAACAATTCAACGCTGTTACCTGGAGTTACTCTGGGCTATGAAATCTATGACACCTGTGCAGAAGTTACAAAAGCCATGGCATCTGCTCTGAGGTTTCTGGCTAAATTCAATTCTTCTGAGGATGTTGTAGAGTTTAAGTGTAACTACTCAGACTATGTTCCGAGAATTAAGGCAGTCACTGGAGCCAGCTACTCAGAGGTTTCAATGGCAGTTTCAAGGCTGTTGGCTTTGCAACTAATTCCACAG GTCAGTCCTGCATCATCAGCTGAAATTCTCAGTGACAAAATCcggtttccttctttcttcaggACTATCCCCAGTGATTTTCATCAGACAAGAGCAATGGCCCACTTGATCTGTGAGTCTGGGTGGAATTGGATTGGAGTAATAGCCACTGATGATGACAATGGACGGTTTGCTCTGGAGAGCTTTGGGGTGCAGGCCATGGCAAATAATGTTTGTAtagcttttaaagaaatgctgCCTGCCTATCTCTCTGACACCACCTTTCACACCAAAGTTGATCATGCAGTTGAGAAGATTGTCAAGGAAACCAGAGTAAATGTTATTGTTGTCTTTATGAGACAGTTCCATGTGCTCAAACTCTTCAAGAAGGCAATTGAGAGGAACGTAAATAAAATCTGGATAGCAAGTGATAACTGGTCAGCTGCAGTCAAAATCAGTACAATTCCCAATATCACACAGTTGGGAACCGTTGTGGGATTTGGATTTAAAAGTGGAGACATCTCCAAGTTCCAAGACTTTCTGAAAAACCTTCATGAAAAGCCCACTGACAACAACAAGTTTTTACGTGAATATATTACGCTTTTGTCACTCTGTGCACACCTGGAATACCATGATTTTCAAACATGCATTGCCAACCAGTCCCAGGATGATCTAATGCAAAATGTTGAGAATAAGCATCAGATCTGGAGAGATGATTTTCTGAATGCTAACATTGAACCAGCATTTATTCGTAGTACTATACTTGCAGTCTATGCCATTGCTCATGCTATTGAGGGGCAATGCAAACGCAGAAACTGCAAGGATCCATATGCCTTCACTCCCTGGGAG CTCCTTGAAGAACTTAAAAAAGTTACATTCACTGATGATGGTAAAGAAATCATGTTTGACTCCAATGGAGACATGAACACTAGTTACGAAGTCCTTCTTTGGAAAGAAATTGATGGCCACATGGAAATCACCACTATGGCAGAATATGACCCAGAGAAAGGTGGCTTTATATTtgaggatgaagagaaaaaaagagaatttctgGATTTAAAG AAGGTTCAGTCAACATGCTCCCAACACTGCAAGCCAGGACAGATGAAAAAGGTTACAGAAAGTCCACACACGTGCTGCTATGAGTGTGTTTACTGCCCAGAAAATCACTACAGCAATCAGACAG ataTGGATTACTGCTACCGATGTAACAACAAAACCTATTGGGCCCCCATCAATAGTACCACATGCTACAGAAAGACAATCTATTTCCTCTCGTGGACTGACTGGTTTGCTattttcctcctcatcctctccGCTTTTGGTGTTGTGTTGGTTTTGTCAATTAGTGTTATATTTACTAAAAACTTGAACACGCCGGTTGTGAAGGCATCTGGAGGTCTAACTGTCTGCTATATTATTCTCTTCAGCCacctgttaatttttttaagcaCCCTCTTCTTCATAGATGAACCCACAGAATTCAAGTGTAAAACTAGGCAAGCCCTCTTTGGCATAAGTTTTACACTCTGCATTTCGTGTATTTTAATAAAGTCACTAAAAATTTTACTTGCCTTCAGCTTTGATCCCAAGCTGCAGAATTTCCTGAAATGCATGTATAAACCTATTCCCACAGTGGTCACCTGCACCGGAATTCAAGTCGTCATTTGCACCTTCTGGCTAATATTTAAGACACCTTTTGTAAAGCAAAATTTCTCCATCCCAAGAGTAATAATTCTGGAGTGCAATGAGGGCTCCGTTGTGGCTTTTGGGATTATGTTGGGCTACATCGCTGCCCTGGCCTTTGTTTGCTTCATATTTGCCTTTAAAGGTAGGAAGTTGCCAGAGAACTACAATGAAGCCAAATTCATCACCTTTGGAATGCTGATTTACTTTATAGCGTGGATTGTGTTTATCCCTGTCTATGCAACGACATTTGGCAAATACCTGCCGGCGGTGGAAATCATCGTTGTTCTAATATCCAATTATGGAATCCTCTGCTGCACTTTTTTCCCAAAGTGCTATATCATCATTTGCAAgcaagaaacaaacacaaaatctgCCTTTCTCAAAATGATTTACACATATTCGTCCAAGAGCGCAGGCAGCATTTCTGTCAGTCAGATTTCTTTGAGTTCCAAGTCTTCCGGCTCCCAAGCTACTACCTCAGACTCATGTAAATCtgagaaaaaatctgtgaatGGAAACTGCCACTTCCAAGTGCCTGGGCAGAGACTAATAAAAGGGAAAGTTCTTCCTAAAAATTCTGCAAGGACTATGTCCAGGAAAAGACTCTCCAGCATATGA